Proteins from a genomic interval of Rhodococcoides fascians A25f:
- a CDS encoding cysteine desulfurase, which produces MAAPAAVAVAASFDVAAVRRDFPILSRTVRDGKPLVYLDSGATSQRPVQVLDAEREFLTTCNAAVHRGAHQLAEEATDAYEGARAAIATFVGADVDEIVFTKNATESLNLVTYVLADQRFDRHLGPGDEIVVTELEHHANLVPWQELAARTGATLRWYGVTDDGRIDLDSLELSSAVKVLAFTHQSNVTGAVAPVEELVRRARAVGALVVLDACQSVPHMKVDFHALDVDYAAFSGHKMLGPSGVGVLYGKAALLAAMPPFITGGSMIETVTMEKTTFAAPPQRFEAGVPMTSQVVGLGAAVRYLENIGIDVIAAHEKALVAATLAEFAKIDGVRVIGPTESVDRGSAVSFVVDGIHAHDLGQILDDEGVAIRVGHHCAWPLHRRFGVAATARASFALYNTVEEVQVLAQAIRRAQSFFGTTDQGGGGEL; this is translated from the coding sequence ATGGCTGCGCCGGCAGCTGTAGCGGTGGCGGCATCGTTCGATGTCGCTGCCGTTCGCCGCGATTTCCCTATCCTTTCGCGCACCGTCCGCGACGGAAAGCCGTTGGTGTACCTGGATTCCGGTGCCACCTCGCAGCGGCCGGTGCAGGTACTCGACGCCGAACGCGAATTCCTCACCACGTGCAATGCCGCAGTGCACCGCGGGGCGCATCAGCTGGCCGAGGAAGCCACCGACGCGTACGAGGGAGCCAGGGCGGCCATCGCCACGTTCGTCGGTGCCGACGTCGACGAGATCGTCTTCACCAAGAACGCCACCGAGTCGCTCAACCTCGTGACGTACGTCCTGGCCGATCAACGCTTCGATCGCCATCTCGGACCCGGGGACGAGATCGTCGTCACCGAACTCGAACATCACGCCAATCTCGTTCCGTGGCAGGAGCTTGCGGCCCGCACCGGCGCGACGCTGCGGTGGTACGGCGTGACCGACGACGGCCGCATCGACCTCGACTCACTCGAATTGTCTTCTGCCGTCAAGGTTCTCGCGTTCACGCATCAGTCCAACGTGACCGGCGCCGTTGCTCCGGTCGAGGAATTGGTGCGTCGGGCCAGGGCGGTCGGTGCGCTCGTCGTCCTCGACGCATGCCAGTCGGTGCCGCACATGAAGGTCGATTTCCACGCGCTCGATGTCGACTACGCCGCGTTCTCCGGTCACAAGATGCTCGGTCCCTCGGGAGTGGGCGTGCTGTACGGCAAGGCCGCACTCCTCGCGGCGATGCCTCCGTTCATCACCGGCGGTTCGATGATCGAGACCGTCACCATGGAGAAGACGACGTTCGCCGCGCCTCCGCAACGATTCGAGGCCGGGGTTCCGATGACCTCACAGGTCGTCGGACTCGGTGCCGCTGTGCGGTACCTGGAGAACATCGGTATCGATGTCATCGCCGCGCACGAGAAGGCCTTGGTCGCAGCAACTCTCGCCGAGTTCGCCAAGATCGACGGTGTTCGCGTGATCGGCCCGACGGAGAGCGTCGACCGCGGTTCGGCAGTGTCGTTCGTGGTCGACGGTATCCACGCCCACGACCTCGGACAGATCCTGGACGACGAGGGCGTCGCCATTCGCGTCGGGCATCACTGCGCGTGGCCGCTGCATCGACGGTTCGGTGTGGCTGCGACAGCGCGCGCCTCGTTCGCGTTGTACAACACGGTCGAGGAAGTACAGGTTCTTGCACAGGCGATCCGCCGCGCACAATCGTTCTTCGGAACCACCGACCAGGGCGGGGGAGGGGAACTCTAG
- a CDS encoding SDR family oxidoreductase, producing MTDASETVTQRSAPIPDLTGRTALVTGGSRGIGKAIAAELLARGANVAITARKREPLVAAAAELGDSVLALDGNAGDPDHRRDAVAQTVETFGSLDILVNNTGINPVYGSLMDADLTGVSKIFDTNVVGTLGFVQQAFHAWMGQHGGAIVNIASVAGIRSTGVIAAYGASKAALIRLTEELAWQLGPKIRVNAVAPGVVKTKFAEALVANGEDAAAAGYPMKRLGNPEDVAALVAFLVSDASSWITGETVRVDGGQLATGGM from the coding sequence ATGACCGACGCCTCCGAAACAGTCACCCAACGCAGCGCACCGATTCCCGACCTCACCGGGCGTACTGCACTCGTCACCGGCGGCAGCCGGGGCATCGGCAAGGCAATCGCCGCAGAGCTGCTCGCTCGCGGCGCGAATGTCGCCATCACCGCACGTAAGCGCGAGCCTCTCGTGGCGGCAGCAGCAGAACTGGGTGACTCCGTGCTTGCACTGGACGGCAATGCAGGCGATCCGGACCATCGACGCGACGCCGTGGCGCAGACCGTGGAGACCTTCGGTTCGCTGGACATCCTGGTGAACAACACCGGCATCAATCCCGTTTACGGCTCACTGATGGATGCCGATCTGACCGGCGTGAGCAAGATCTTCGATACGAACGTCGTCGGTACCCTCGGCTTCGTCCAGCAGGCATTCCACGCCTGGATGGGCCAGCACGGCGGCGCGATCGTCAACATCGCCAGCGTGGCGGGCATTCGCTCCACCGGAGTGATCGCGGCGTACGGTGCGTCCAAAGCCGCCCTGATACGGCTCACCGAGGAACTCGCCTGGCAACTGGGACCCAAGATCCGAGTGAATGCCGTGGCACCGGGCGTGGTGAAGACCAAATTCGCCGAGGCCCTCGTCGCCAACGGCGAAGACGCCGCGGCCGCCGGCTACCCGATGAAGCGTCTCGGAAACCCGGAGGACGTGGCCGCGCTTGTCGCCTTCCTGGTGTCGGACGCGTCGTCCTGGATCACCGGAGAAACCGTGCGGGTGGACGGTGGTCAGCTCGCCACCGGCGGAATGTGA
- a CDS encoding ABC-F family ATP-binding cassette domain-containing protein: protein MITATDLEVRAGVRTLLSTEGPALRVQAGDRIGLVGRNGAGKTTTLRILAGEGEPYAGEVVRTGELGYLPQDPKEGDLDVLAKDRVLSARGLDTLLHSMEKQQALMAEVADEALLDKAVRKYGELEERFASLGGYEAESEAARICNSLGLADRILGQPLRTLSGGQRRRVELARILFAASDGSGGRSNTTLLLDEPTNHLDADSITWLRGFLQNHEGGLIVISHDVELLGDVVNRVWFLDAVRGEADIYNMNWKKYLDARATDEQRRRRERANAEKKAGALRVQAAKMGAKATKAVAAQNMAKRADKLMANLDAERVSDKVAHIRFPEPAPCGKTPLMAKNLTKMYGSLEIFAGVDLAIDRGSRVVVLGLNGAGKTTLLRILAGTEKADTGEIEPGHGMRVGYFAQEHDTLDDHASVWENIRHAAPDTGEQELRSLLGAFMFTGPQLEQPAGTLSGGEKTRLALAGLVSSAANVLLLDEPTNNLDPISREQVLDALRSYKGAVVLVTHDPGAAEALSPERVILLPDGTEDHWSQEYLELIQLA, encoded by the coding sequence GTGATCACCGCCACCGACCTGGAAGTTCGTGCCGGTGTGCGGACCCTTCTGTCCACCGAGGGGCCCGCGCTCCGTGTACAGGCAGGCGACCGCATCGGGCTGGTGGGCCGTAACGGTGCAGGCAAGACCACCACTCTGCGCATCCTGGCAGGCGAGGGTGAGCCGTATGCGGGTGAGGTCGTGCGCACCGGAGAGCTCGGTTACCTTCCGCAGGATCCCAAAGAAGGCGACCTCGACGTCCTGGCCAAGGACCGAGTGCTCTCGGCCCGGGGCCTGGACACTCTGCTGCACAGTATGGAGAAGCAGCAGGCGCTGATGGCCGAGGTGGCCGACGAGGCGTTGCTCGACAAGGCCGTCCGCAAGTACGGCGAGCTCGAAGAGCGGTTCGCTTCGCTCGGTGGTTACGAAGCCGAGAGCGAAGCGGCTCGCATCTGCAACAGTCTCGGCCTGGCCGACCGCATCCTCGGTCAACCGCTGCGGACCCTGTCCGGTGGTCAGCGCCGACGCGTCGAACTGGCTCGCATTCTGTTCGCCGCGTCCGATGGCAGTGGTGGGCGCTCGAACACCACGCTGCTGCTCGACGAGCCGACCAACCACCTCGACGCGGACTCCATCACGTGGCTGCGGGGATTCCTGCAGAACCACGAGGGCGGACTCATCGTCATCAGCCACGACGTCGAACTACTCGGTGATGTGGTGAACCGGGTGTGGTTCCTCGATGCCGTGCGCGGTGAGGCCGACATCTACAACATGAACTGGAAGAAGTACCTCGACGCACGGGCCACGGACGAGCAACGGCGCCGTCGCGAGCGCGCGAACGCCGAGAAGAAGGCGGGCGCACTACGCGTCCAGGCCGCCAAGATGGGGGCCAAGGCGACGAAAGCCGTTGCGGCACAGAACATGGCGAAGCGCGCAGACAAGCTGATGGCCAACCTCGATGCGGAGCGCGTATCCGACAAGGTTGCGCACATTCGTTTCCCCGAGCCGGCTCCGTGCGGCAAGACACCGTTGATGGCCAAGAACCTCACCAAGATGTACGGGTCGCTGGAGATCTTCGCCGGCGTCGATCTGGCGATCGACCGGGGGAGCCGCGTGGTGGTGCTCGGTCTGAACGGTGCGGGCAAGACGACGCTGCTCCGAATCCTGGCGGGAACCGAAAAGGCCGACACCGGAGAGATCGAGCCGGGCCACGGCATGCGCGTCGGGTACTTCGCGCAGGAACACGACACCCTCGACGATCACGCGTCGGTGTGGGAGAACATCCGGCATGCGGCACCCGACACCGGCGAGCAGGAGCTCAGATCGCTTCTCGGTGCTTTCATGTTCACCGGCCCCCAGCTCGAGCAGCCGGCAGGAACACTCTCGGGCGGTGAGAAGACACGTCTGGCGCTCGCCGGACTGGTGTCCTCGGCTGCGAACGTCCTGCTGCTCGACGAGCCGACCAACAACCTCGATCCGATCTCGCGCGAGCAGGTCCTCGACGCGCTGCGCAGCTACAAGGGTGCAGTGGTGCTGGTGACTCACGATCCGGGTGCCGCCGAGGCACTCTCACCCGAACGAGTGATCCTCCTTCCCGACGGCACCGAGGATCACTGGTCGCAGGAATACCTGGAACTGATCCAACTCGCCTGA
- a CDS encoding lycopene cyclase family protein — MNDFSADVAVVGLGPAGRAVAHRCSAAGLDVLALDPHPARTWTPTYSAWADELPSWLPETAVASTALEPAVWTDRHRIIDRTYCVLDTSALQSTLALDRVQVLAGTAVDVTGSRVTTSDGTIIDAGHVVDARGTFDSRDLAQQTAYGIVVERRRAEPILEGADAWFMDWRTDNGASPGEAPSFLYAVALDDDRVLLEETCLVGRPALGLDVLRTRLHHRLSQRDLEPTGHEAVERVRFSVEPPPRSRVRTGRGGPVLFGSRSNLMHPATGYSVAASLASADHLVERFRDGGHPRRSRAVHIWTVQKLRNLGLRTALGLEPEMVPQFFSSFFSLPVELQRSYLSGHDDAIGTMTAMVKMFPTLPASARVAIARTIARPLHRA; from the coding sequence GTGAACGATTTCTCGGCCGACGTCGCGGTGGTAGGTCTGGGTCCCGCAGGAAGGGCAGTCGCTCATCGCTGTTCCGCGGCGGGCCTGGACGTGCTGGCCCTCGATCCACACCCGGCGCGTACGTGGACGCCGACGTACTCGGCCTGGGCGGACGAACTGCCATCATGGCTACCCGAGACGGCAGTCGCCTCGACCGCGCTCGAGCCCGCGGTGTGGACCGACCGCCATCGGATCATCGATCGCACGTACTGCGTGCTGGATACATCTGCGCTGCAGAGCACTCTGGCTCTCGATCGAGTGCAGGTGCTCGCTGGAACGGCCGTCGACGTCACCGGTTCCCGGGTGACCACGTCCGACGGGACGATCATCGACGCTGGTCACGTCGTCGATGCCCGAGGGACGTTCGATTCGCGCGACCTCGCGCAGCAGACCGCCTACGGGATCGTCGTCGAACGTCGACGCGCCGAACCGATCCTCGAGGGCGCCGACGCCTGGTTCATGGATTGGCGCACCGACAACGGCGCGTCGCCCGGCGAAGCTCCCAGCTTTCTGTACGCCGTGGCGCTCGATGACGATCGCGTTCTGCTCGAGGAGACCTGTCTGGTCGGTCGACCTGCGCTCGGTTTGGACGTTCTCCGTACGCGATTGCACCACCGGCTGTCCCAGCGCGATCTCGAACCCACGGGGCACGAGGCTGTCGAGCGAGTCCGCTTCTCGGTCGAACCGCCGCCGCGTTCGCGAGTACGCACTGGACGAGGAGGTCCTGTGCTCTTCGGATCCCGGTCCAACCTGATGCACCCTGCCACTGGGTACAGCGTTGCGGCATCGCTGGCGTCCGCGGACCACCTGGTAGAGAGGTTCCGCGACGGCGGTCATCCGCGACGAAGCCGTGCGGTGCACATCTGGACGGTCCAGAAGCTTCGCAATCTCGGCCTCCGCACCGCGCTCGGTCTGGAACCGGAGATGGTGCCCCAGTTCTTCTCCAGTTTCTTCTCGCTCCCGGTCGAACTGCAGCGTTCGTATCTTTCCGGACACGACGACGCAATCGGCACGATGACCGCAATGGTGAAGATGTTTCCCACGCTCCCGGCCTCGGCCAGGGTCGCAATCGCGCGCACGATAGCTCGACCGCTGCACAGAGCCTGA
- the sufC gene encoding Fe-S cluster assembly ATPase SufC, which produces MSTLEIRDLHVSVANTDSSAEPINILKGVDLTVKSGETHAIMGPNGSGKSTLSYAIAGHPKYTVTSGTITLDGEDVLEMSVDERARAGLFLAMQYPVEVPGVSMSNFLRTAATAVRGEAPKLRHWVKEAKTAMSELEIEANFLERNVNEGFSGGEKKRHEILQLGLLKPKIAILDETDSGLDVDALRVVSEGVNKYKEREDGGVLLITHYTRILRYIKPDFVHVFVNGEIVKSGGAELADELEANGYAGYTQAATTGA; this is translated from the coding sequence ATGTCCACACTCGAAATCCGCGACCTGCACGTCAGCGTCGCCAACACCGACTCGTCCGCCGAGCCGATCAACATCCTCAAGGGTGTCGATCTGACCGTGAAGTCCGGCGAGACGCACGCGATCATGGGGCCCAACGGTTCCGGCAAGTCCACCTTGTCGTACGCCATTGCAGGCCATCCGAAATACACCGTCACCTCCGGCACCATCACCCTCGACGGTGAAGACGTGCTCGAGATGAGCGTCGACGAGCGCGCCCGCGCCGGCCTGTTCCTGGCGATGCAGTACCCGGTGGAGGTGCCGGGAGTCTCGATGTCGAACTTCCTGCGCACCGCCGCCACCGCAGTACGCGGCGAAGCTCCCAAGCTGCGGCACTGGGTCAAGGAAGCCAAGACCGCGATGAGCGAACTGGAGATCGAGGCCAACTTCCTCGAGCGCAACGTCAACGAAGGTTTCTCCGGTGGCGAGAAGAAGCGTCACGAGATCCTGCAGCTGGGACTGCTCAAGCCCAAGATTGCGATCCTGGACGAGACCGATTCCGGTCTCGACGTCGACGCGCTGCGCGTGGTGTCCGAGGGCGTCAACAAGTACAAGGAACGCGAGGACGGCGGAGTGCTGCTGATCACGCACTACACCCGCATCCTGCGCTACATCAAGCCCGATTTCGTGCACGTCTTCGTCAACGGTGAGATCGTGAAGTCCGGCGGTGCGGAGCTGGCAGACGAGCTCGAAGCCAACGGATACGCCGGCTACACCCAGGCCGCGACCACCGGAGCATGA
- a CDS encoding metal-sulfur cluster assembly factor, which yields MTDATDTTPAEATPVALTADEIKVLEDLEEAMRDVVDPELGINVVDLGLVYDIKIDADDIVTVDMTLTSAACPLTDVIEDQARGALVRSGLAADLKINWVWMPPWGPDKITDDGREQLRALGFTV from the coding sequence ATGACCGATGCAACAGATACGACGCCGGCCGAAGCCACGCCGGTGGCATTGACCGCCGACGAGATCAAGGTGCTCGAAGACCTCGAAGAGGCCATGCGTGACGTGGTCGACCCCGAGCTCGGAATCAATGTCGTCGATCTGGGTCTGGTGTACGACATCAAGATCGACGCCGACGACATCGTCACGGTCGACATGACGCTGACCTCGGCGGCGTGTCCGCTGACCGATGTCATCGAGGATCAGGCCCGCGGCGCTCTGGTGCGCAGCGGACTGGCGGCAGACCTGAAGATCAACTGGGTATGGATGCCGCCGTGGGGTCCGGACAAGATCACCGACGACGGCCGCGAGCAGCTCAGGGCACTCGGCTTCACCGTCTGA
- the sufD gene encoding Fe-S cluster assembly protein SufD, with the protein MGAVASENPDSAKEDKSKLVANKGAQFTSYDVNAFEVPSGRDELWRFTPLRRLRGLHDGSAVADGAAQVTVGAPDSVVVETVGRDDERLGKAGVPADRIAAQAFSAFAEATIVSVPNEVEVADPIEITIDGPGIDHIAYGHVQVRLGTFARATVVIDQRGSGTYAENIEFVLGDSSQLHVVLIQDWQSDAVHVAAHHALLGRDSVLRHYNVSLGGDLVRISPTVRYSAPGGDANLLGVYFADAGQHLEQRLLVDHSAPHCKSNVMYKGALQGETGPGTVDAHTVWIGDVLIRAEAEGTETYELNRNLVLTDGARADSVPNLEIETGEIVGAGHASATGRFDDEQLFYLRARGISEEVARRLVVRGFFHEIIDKIPVPAVRERLDAAIETELAVAGA; encoded by the coding sequence ATGGGTGCCGTGGCATCCGAGAACCCCGATTCCGCCAAGGAAGACAAGTCGAAGCTTGTCGCGAACAAGGGCGCTCAGTTCACGTCGTACGACGTGAATGCGTTCGAGGTGCCGTCGGGCCGTGACGAGCTGTGGCGCTTCACGCCGCTGCGTCGGCTCCGCGGCCTGCACGACGGTTCCGCCGTCGCCGACGGGGCCGCTCAGGTCACCGTCGGGGCGCCGGACTCGGTGGTCGTGGAAACCGTCGGACGCGATGACGAGCGCCTCGGCAAAGCCGGAGTACCGGCCGATCGCATTGCAGCTCAGGCATTCTCGGCGTTCGCCGAGGCCACTATCGTCTCCGTGCCGAACGAGGTCGAGGTGGCCGATCCGATCGAGATCACGATCGACGGCCCCGGTATCGACCACATCGCCTACGGACATGTGCAGGTTCGACTCGGCACGTTCGCTCGTGCGACCGTCGTGATCGATCAGCGCGGGAGCGGAACGTACGCCGAGAACATCGAGTTCGTTCTGGGCGACAGCTCGCAACTGCACGTCGTCCTGATCCAGGATTGGCAGTCCGACGCCGTGCACGTGGCTGCGCATCACGCGCTGCTCGGTCGCGATTCCGTGTTGCGGCACTACAACGTCAGTCTCGGCGGCGATCTGGTCCGCATCAGTCCGACAGTGCGCTACAGCGCGCCCGGCGGCGACGCGAACCTGCTCGGTGTGTACTTCGCCGACGCCGGCCAGCACCTCGAGCAGCGACTGCTCGTCGACCACTCGGCACCGCACTGCAAGTCCAATGTCATGTACAAGGGCGCGCTGCAGGGCGAAACCGGACCCGGCACCGTCGACGCGCACACCGTATGGATCGGCGATGTTCTGATTCGTGCCGAGGCCGAGGGCACCGAGACGTACGAGCTGAACCGAAATCTGGTGCTCACCGACGGCGCTCGCGCCGACTCGGTGCCGAACCTGGAAATCGAAACCGGCGAGATCGTCGGAGCCGGGCACGCGAGTGCGACCGGTCGCTTCGACGACGAGCAGCTGTTCTACCTGCGTGCTCGCGGCATCTCGGAGGAGGTCGCTCGTCGACTCGTCGTTCGCGGTTTCTTCCACGAGATCATCGACAAGATTCCGGTCCCCGCCGTACGCGAGCGTCTCGACGCCGCCATCGAGACCGAACTCGCCGTCGCCGGCGCATAG
- the ku gene encoding non-homologous end joining protein Ku, whose protein sequence is MRSIWKGSIAFGLVNVPVKVYSATEQHDIRFHQVHAKDGGRIKYDRICQECGKSVQFADIDKAYDSPDGERVILTDDDFDKLPAAEKHEIPVLEFVPTEQIDPILYDKSYFLEPDSASPKAYVLLRETLEETERTALVHFTLRQKTRLAALRVRDDVLVIQTLLWPDEVRAAEFPSLEDAPSARPQEVKMATSLVESMSSEFDPTEYTDDYQIELRKLIDETLANGGEKVVHTEAEKDDDGEDAEVVDLVAALQRSVEAAGKNAKSGSSSTSAPAKKAPAKKAAAKKAPAKKTAAKKSAPAKAAESKTDEAKGA, encoded by the coding sequence ATGCGCAGCATATGGAAGGGCTCGATCGCCTTCGGACTGGTCAATGTTCCGGTGAAGGTCTATTCGGCCACCGAGCAGCACGATATTCGGTTCCATCAGGTGCACGCGAAGGACGGCGGTCGCATCAAGTACGACCGCATCTGTCAGGAATGCGGCAAGTCGGTGCAGTTCGCCGACATCGACAAGGCCTACGACTCCCCCGACGGCGAACGCGTGATTCTCACCGACGACGACTTCGACAAACTTCCGGCGGCCGAGAAGCACGAGATTCCGGTTCTCGAATTCGTACCGACCGAGCAGATCGATCCGATTCTCTACGACAAGAGCTACTTCCTCGAGCCGGACTCCGCGTCACCGAAGGCGTACGTTCTGCTGCGAGAGACGCTGGAAGAAACCGAACGCACCGCGCTCGTTCACTTCACGCTGCGGCAGAAGACCCGATTGGCTGCGCTGCGGGTGCGTGACGACGTGTTGGTGATTCAGACGCTGCTGTGGCCGGACGAAGTCAGAGCAGCCGAGTTCCCGTCACTCGAGGATGCACCGTCGGCACGTCCGCAAGAGGTGAAGATGGCCACGTCACTGGTGGAGAGCATGTCCTCGGAGTTCGACCCCACCGAGTACACCGACGACTACCAGATCGAGCTGCGCAAGCTGATCGACGAGACCCTCGCCAACGGGGGCGAGAAGGTCGTCCACACCGAGGCCGAGAAAGACGACGACGGTGAGGACGCCGAGGTCGTCGATCTGGTCGCAGCGCTGCAGCGGAGTGTCGAGGCGGCCGGCAAGAACGCGAAGTCGGGATCGTCGTCGACCTCGGCTCCCGCCAAGAAGGCACCCGCAAAGAAAGCGGCCGCGAAGAAGGCCCCGGCCAAGAAAACTGCAGCGAAGAAGTCTGCACCCGCCAAGGCCGCGGAGTCGAAAACCGACGAAGCGAAAGGTGCCTGA
- a CDS encoding TetR/AcrR family transcriptional regulator, giving the protein MPKVSEDHLAARRSEILDGARKCFGEFGYEGATVRRLEEATGLSRGAIFHHFKDKDGLFLALAQEDARRMAEVAATQGLVQVMRDMLAQPEQFEWLGTRLEITRRLRTDADFRTSWAERSAELTDATLGRLERQKTAGKLRDDVPNDVLADYLDLVLDGLVARIASGQGGSNLSAILDLVEESVRRQD; this is encoded by the coding sequence GTGCCCAAGGTCAGCGAAGACCACCTGGCCGCCCGCCGCAGCGAAATTCTCGACGGTGCGCGCAAGTGCTTCGGAGAGTTCGGCTACGAGGGCGCGACCGTGCGACGCCTCGAGGAGGCGACGGGACTCTCGCGTGGCGCCATCTTCCACCACTTCAAAGACAAGGACGGTCTCTTCCTCGCCTTGGCGCAGGAGGATGCCCGTCGCATGGCAGAGGTCGCGGCGACGCAAGGTCTGGTTCAGGTGATGCGAGACATGCTGGCCCAGCCGGAGCAGTTCGAGTGGCTCGGAACGCGGCTCGAGATCACCCGACGGCTGCGAACCGACGCCGACTTCCGAACCAGCTGGGCCGAACGGTCGGCAGAGCTCACCGACGCGACCCTGGGCCGACTGGAACGGCAGAAGACGGCAGGAAAACTGCGCGACGACGTACCCAACGACGTCCTGGCCGACTACCTCGACCTCGTGCTGGACGGTCTGGTCGCCCGAATCGCGTCAGGGCAGGGCGGGTCCAATCTTTCGGCCATTCTGGATCTGGTCGAAGAATCGGTCCGCCGGCAGGACTGA
- the sufU gene encoding Fe-S cluster assembly sulfur transfer protein SufU, with protein sequence MRMEQMYQEVILDHYKHPHGRGLREPFGAEVHHVNPTCGDEVTLRVHVDNGTVADVSYDGQGCSISQAATSVLTDQVVGLTVVDALKTVDAFSDMVGSRGTVEGDEDVIGDGIAFAGVAKYPARVKCALLGWMAFKDAVVQVVDADSTATTGGTAQSALSGGQQS encoded by the coding sequence ATGCGGATGGAACAGATGTATCAGGAAGTGATCCTCGATCACTACAAGCACCCGCACGGTCGCGGACTGCGCGAGCCGTTCGGTGCAGAGGTACACCACGTCAACCCCACGTGTGGCGACGAGGTCACTCTGCGGGTTCACGTGGACAACGGCACCGTTGCGGACGTCTCGTACGACGGCCAGGGGTGCTCGATCAGTCAGGCAGCGACGTCGGTTCTCACCGATCAGGTCGTCGGTCTGACCGTGGTCGATGCGTTGAAGACGGTCGACGCGTTCAGCGACATGGTCGGCAGCAGAGGTACCGTCGAGGGTGACGAGGACGTCATCGGCGACGGCATTGCGTTCGCCGGTGTGGCCAAGTATCCGGCTCGCGTGAAATGCGCGTTGCTGGGTTGGATGGCTTTCAAGGATGCGGTTGTTCAAGTAGTGGACGCAGATTCGACAGCTACGACGGGCGGGACCGCCCAGTCGGCACTTTCCGGAGGACAACAATCATGA